The following are encoded in a window of Pan troglodytes isolate AG18354 chromosome 4, NHGRI_mPanTro3-v2.0_pri, whole genome shotgun sequence genomic DNA:
- the LOC738385 gene encoding uncharacterized protein LOC738385: MERSAFLLCEEHPRRPDHGRRGRGEGRRSVRYPVPQPQAPRSRKRGGKGSRLLTQTSEGRSARRGVWLPSGDPRAHYGWPCVAKFKLSLRECLPRRRNTASSGHSAKRGGGDLRAEERRPSWERGGRASGGCALGAPGRGGSGESSLGRASGGAPGGSSPGACGPGPGVCKKPWNEADPPVQRWPRQGSPFWAGYQLGAEGGAETVVPAARCRRVHAAKPHAAPKPRGSLALAASREKLAFPRETWRLSGEKRTRCCSDPTVRRSQSHALRAVGRVQD, encoded by the coding sequence ATGGAGCGCTCGGCTTTTCTTTTGTGTGAGGAGCACCCACGACGCCCCGACCATGGGCGCAGGGGCAGAGGCGAAGGTCGTCGCTCCGTCCGCTACCCCGTCCCCCAGCCGCAGGCGCCGAGGAGCCGGAAGAGAGGCGGAAAGGGCAGCAGGCTCCTTACCCAGACCAGCGAGGGGAGGTCAGCTCGTCGCGGGGTGTGGCTCCCGTCCGGGGACCCCCGAGCTCATTACGGGTGGCCGTGTGTAGCCAAGTTCAAGCTCTCCCTCCGGGAATGCCTGCCGCGGCGGCGGAACACGGCTTCTTCAGGACATTCAGCAAAGCGGGGAGGCGGGGACCTGCGGGCGGAGGAGCGACGCCCCAGCTGGGAACGCGGCGGACGGGCGAGCGGGGGGTGTGCCCTGGGCGCGCCAGGCCGCGGAGGCTCCGGGGAAAGTTCTCTTGGCCGCGCGAGTGGTGGCGCCCCGGGCGGGAGCAGCCCAGGTGCATGTGGGCCCGGTCCAGGCGTCTGCAAAAAGCCCTGGAACGAAGCGGACCCCCCAGTCCAGCGCTGGCCGCGGCAGGGGAGCCCCTTCTGGGCGGGGTATCAGCTGGGGGCGGAGGGCGGGGCAGAGACCGTGGTCCCAGCGGCGAGGTGCCGGCGAGTCCACGCTGCCAAGCCGCACGCTGCGCCCAAGCCGCGGGGCAGTCTAGCGCTCGCTGCTTCCCGAGAGAAGCTCGCCTTCCCCCGAGAGAcctggaggctgagtggggagaagAGGACGCGGTGCTGCTCGGACCCCACCGTTCGGCGGTCCCAATCCCACGCCCTCCGCGCGGTCGGCCGCGTCCAGGACTAA